CATATTTTCGAGTTTCTTTTTGGCGTACTTCTTAGTTGAGTCACTCATCCAATCCAGCGCGTCGATCCGCTCGCTGTACGCATCGCGCACCTCTTCTACAAGTTCAAGGACAGTCTGTTTGGATGATTCAGGAAAATAGCGCTCTGCATATAATTGACCCGTCGCCTGGCCAATACAGGCATCGGCGGCACGCACCACACGTTTCCATAGCGGTTTCATTTCGGTCGCTCCAGAAAGCACTTTTCCAAAGAACGAAAAATGGAGCTTTGCGTACTTTTCGTTAACTTTGCTCATACATGCGGTAATAAGGCGCCATTTAAGGTAGGTTTTCCAGGTATCCAAGGGTACGGTATCAATGAGAGAGTTTATGAAGGCGAGGACCTCGGGCTGATCGATGCTTAAATCCTCTTGAGGAAGCCAGCCGAGGCCGTTGGCATAAGCGGCCCAATCTATGTAAGGGTAATTTGCTTGAAGATCAGTGTAACCAACACGATTAAAGTTACCTTCTACATCACGAAGTGCACTCGAGGTGCGATTTTTCTGTGCAATATTGGTTTCAAATGTAATAATTGTTTCCCATAGGTCGTCACTAGAGGCGGCGAGATCGGGGAATTCTTGATGAACTTGTTTTAAGAATATCTTGTATGCGTCACGAATTTTCTTCATGGGTTCGGCATCATCAAGGTAATAGTCGCGGTCGGGGAGTGTAAGGCTGGGCTGATGAAGGTGAAAGATGTGCCTTGAGCTATCGTCGTGATCGGAATCAATCCACATATACCATGGAACGTTGATGTCAATTGCATGCATGGTGCCAAAAAAATGAGAGAGATCTCGGGGTGATGCGATGTCATTCACGGAGGCGAGGAGCTGCTTTAAGACGGAGAGGTTCTTTGCGCCATTGGTATCATACTGCATGCCGGCAATGTAAAAGTCTCGTGCTTGTTGTTCGATACTATTTTTAGCAATGTCTGGCGTGTTTTCGAGAGAGGTAAACAGGTGCCGCATTGCCTTTTCGGCTTCATCGCGAAGGACATCAAAGATACCCCATCGCACTTCACTTGCGGGAATAGGATTTTCTTTGAGCCAGGCATTGTTAACGTAGTGAAAAAAATCATCTTGAGGACGCACGGATGTATCCAGTTGATTTAGATTAAGCTGCATAATTATTTTTCTCCTTTATGAATGGCAAGAGGGCTGGTATTTGCCGCGACGCCAAAGGCGAGCGCCACTATAGCGACATTCTTGATGATGTATTGGCCTTCTAGTGTTGGAATGAAGGGGGCTTGCCAAGTTAGCTCGGGCACCAGTACCAAGGGGCCGCAGACGATAATTATATGAAGAAGCAGTAACGGAATGACGACTCGTACTGCCTTTGGGATTAAAAATAGGATTCCGATCAAAC
The sequence above is a segment of the Candidatus Saccharimonadales bacterium genome. Coding sequences within it:
- a CDS encoding M13 family metallopeptidase, whose translation is MQLNLNQLDTSVRPQDDFFHYVNNAWLKENPIPASEVRWGIFDVLRDEAEKAMRHLFTSLENTPDIAKNSIEQQARDFYIAGMQYDTNGAKNLSVLKQLLASVNDIASPRDLSHFFGTMHAIDINVPWYMWIDSDHDDSSRHIFHLHQPSLTLPDRDYYLDDAEPMKKIRDAYKIFLKQVHQEFPDLAASSDDLWETIITFETNIAQKNRTSSALRDVEGNFNRVGYTDLQANYPYIDWAAYANGLGWLPQEDLSIDQPEVLAFINSLIDTVPLDTWKTYLKWRLITACMSKVNEKYAKLHFSFFGKVLSGATEMKPLWKRVVRAADACIGQATGQLYAERYFPESSKQTVLELVEEVRDAYSERIDALDWMSDSTKKYAKKKLENMKVLIGYPDKWRDFSELTVTPDSYLQNIIEASKFETQYWLKKLHQPTSREDWFMNPQTVNAYNDPTRLVICFPAAILQAPFFDPLAPIATNMAGIGSVIGHELTHGFDDQGYQFDANGNVKAWQTEEERDAFAKRAQVIIDQANNFQVLPDLNLKGELVIGESIADLGGIEIALHALKKSLGTDISSKPEGFSYSHLELFFFNCAFIECSNIRDEKLREYTLTDWHPASIFRVNGMLQHVDDFVEVFRVTEHDALYRSPDMRARIW